The nucleotide window GTCAGGCCGGGGCCTGCTCGACAACCAGTAAGCTGGTCGGTAGAGTCCCGGAGCAACCTCAGCTATGCGCTATGCGTTGTTGAGTACACATTTTCCATCCATTCTCCCACCTCGCCACTCCTTTCTAGCCATGGGTAGCAAAACCACTACCGGTATTCTGTGCTTCGCGGGCGGTGCCCTCACCGGGGCCGCTGTTGGACTTCTGTTTGCTCCGGAAAAGGGGCGCGAAACCCGTAGCTGGCTCAGCTACCAGCTCGAAAAGTACCGCGAAGTACTGGCCGACCTCACCGAAAGCCTCGTCACCAGCCGCAACGACCTGAACCCCACGTCGAGTGCCAAGTCGGAAGGCCAGCGCGTAATTCAGGACGCCAAGAGTAAAGCCGAACAGCTGCTCGGCGACGTCGACCAGCTGATCAACCAGATTAACTCGCGCAAAGCCGTTTAAAGCCGCCCGCCGATGTTTTTAAGATGTGCTGCTGCGCTGAAGAACAATTCATCTTCAGCGCAGCAGCACATTTTTATTTTGCCCTTGCCCAGCCGTGTTACCTTTGCGGCAGAAGGGCTGCATGCAGCCTAGTGAATGAGCTTGTAAGTCGGCAGGCAGTTCACTTTCAGACGAGTAACCTCAGTACCTCTCCTAAATAGATAGTAGCAGAATGCACACCATCACCCTCATCCCCGGCGACGGCATCGGGCCCGAAATCACGAAGGCAGTTCAGGACATTTTCACGGCCGCTGGCGCCCCCATTCAGTGGGAAGAGCAGAATGCCGGCCAGACGA belongs to Hymenobacter cellulosilyticus and includes:
- a CDS encoding YtxH domain-containing protein; translation: MGSKTTTGILCFAGGALTGAAVGLLFAPEKGRETRSWLSYQLEKYREVLADLTESLVTSRNDLNPTSSAKSEGQRVIQDAKSKAEQLLGDVDQLINQINSRKAV